In Streptomyces canus, one DNA window encodes the following:
- a CDS encoding DEAD/DEAH box helicase: MFVPGDPARTGSVAFWRPDGAPPPAVAAGTVEDLTLVVPGHDGVDLASLPAVLLPVRAALPVLTRARASAHGHRATLFWGAAAVLALQCAARGLLLPGLSPADRDAWRMGPLEAADVERVRRLAAAMPPEAHAVPLSAAEPLRLPDPERLVRAFLDAVADTLPRSPAAPLVTGGPAYAAQEPQHLPEQRAWAADVAAGHDAGVRVSVRIEVHGLATGEAPSFRAVLQVHSVSDPTIIADAADVWAGSTALGPHAQMDCLLGLRRAARAWAPLNPLLSAAVPDAVELADEEITDLLGAGARGLSDLGVEVHWPKELARELTTRAMVGPPDDNDRRRSDTPSFLSADALLAFDWSFALGDQPLTREELDRLAEANRPVVRLRDQWVLVDPHEVRRAHARQDHKVTPVDALSAALTGSAEVDGRRVEVQPTGWLAALRDRLADPEGQEPVPQPAALAAPLRDYQRRGLNWLARMTFSGLGCCLADDMGLGKTITLIALHLHRQTDTATAGPTLVVCPTSLMGNWHREIEKFAPGTRVRRFHGPRRGLDGLADGEFVLTTYGTMRLDAPRLAEAAWGMVVADEAQHVKNPYSATARELRSIGARARVALTGTPVENNLSELWAILDWTTPGLLGRLGAFRARYAQAIESGQDPAAAERLARLVRPFLLRRRKSDPGIAPELPPKTETDRAVSLTPEQAGLYEAVVRETLAEISGADTMTRRGLIVKLLTGLKQICNHPAQFLKEERPRIAGRSGKLELLDELLDTIVAEGAGVLVFTQYVRMARLIEQHLAARGLPSQFLHGGTPVARREAMVRRFQEGEVPVFLLSLKAAGTGLNLTRAEHVVHYDRWWNPAVEAQATDRAYRIGQTRPVQVHRLIAEGTVEDRIADMLHRKRELADAVLGSGDAALTELTDAELADLVELRGGAR; encoded by the coding sequence GTGTTCGTGCCCGGCGACCCGGCCCGCACGGGCAGTGTGGCCTTTTGGCGGCCCGACGGCGCTCCTCCTCCCGCTGTCGCGGCAGGGACGGTCGAGGATCTGACGCTCGTGGTGCCCGGCCATGACGGTGTGGATCTGGCGAGCCTGCCCGCGGTGCTGCTGCCGGTCCGCGCCGCTCTGCCGGTCCTCACGCGTGCGCGTGCTTCCGCGCACGGGCACCGGGCGACCCTCTTCTGGGGTGCCGCCGCCGTGCTGGCCCTGCAGTGCGCGGCCCGTGGGCTGCTGCTGCCCGGGCTGTCCCCCGCAGACCGCGACGCCTGGCGCATGGGTCCCCTGGAAGCGGCCGACGTCGAGCGTGTCCGCCGACTCGCCGCGGCGATGCCGCCCGAGGCGCACGCCGTACCCCTGAGCGCCGCCGAACCGCTCCGGCTGCCCGACCCCGAGCGGCTGGTGCGCGCCTTCCTGGACGCGGTCGCCGACACCCTGCCCCGCTCCCCCGCGGCGCCCCTCGTGACGGGCGGACCCGCCTACGCCGCCCAGGAACCGCAGCACCTGCCCGAGCAGCGCGCGTGGGCGGCGGATGTCGCCGCGGGCCACGACGCGGGCGTACGCGTCTCGGTGCGCATCGAGGTGCACGGCCTGGCCACTGGTGAGGCGCCTTCCTTCCGCGCCGTTCTCCAAGTGCACAGCGTGAGCGATCCGACGATCATCGCGGACGCCGCCGACGTGTGGGCCGGTTCCACGGCCTTGGGCCCGCACGCGCAGATGGACTGCCTGCTCGGGCTCCGCAGGGCCGCACGCGCGTGGGCCCCGCTCAACCCGCTGCTCTCGGCCGCCGTCCCGGACGCGGTGGAACTCGCCGACGAGGAGATCACCGATCTGCTCGGAGCGGGCGCGCGAGGTCTCTCCGACCTGGGCGTCGAGGTTCACTGGCCGAAAGAGCTGGCCAGAGAGCTCACCACGCGGGCCATGGTCGGTCCGCCGGACGACAACGACCGGCGCCGGTCGGACACTCCGTCGTTCCTGTCCGCCGATGCGCTGCTCGCGTTCGACTGGTCGTTCGCGCTGGGCGACCAGCCGCTCACGCGCGAGGAGCTGGACCGGCTCGCCGAGGCCAACCGGCCCGTGGTGCGGCTGCGTGACCAGTGGGTGCTGGTCGACCCGCACGAAGTGCGCCGAGCGCATGCCCGCCAGGACCACAAGGTGACACCCGTCGACGCGCTGAGCGCCGCTCTGACGGGCTCGGCCGAGGTCGATGGCCGCAGGGTCGAGGTACAGCCCACCGGGTGGCTGGCGGCGCTGCGGGACCGGCTGGCGGACCCGGAGGGGCAGGAGCCGGTCCCGCAACCCGCCGCGCTCGCCGCCCCCTTGCGGGACTACCAGCGCCGGGGCCTGAACTGGCTGGCCCGTATGACGTTTTCGGGACTCGGCTGCTGTCTCGCCGACGACATGGGACTCGGCAAGACGATCACCCTGATCGCGCTGCATCTGCACCGGCAGACCGACACAGCCACCGCCGGCCCCACTCTCGTGGTGTGCCCGACGTCCCTGATGGGCAACTGGCATCGCGAGATCGAGAAGTTCGCCCCGGGTACGCGCGTGCGCCGCTTCCACGGTCCGCGGCGCGGGCTCGACGGCCTGGCCGACGGGGAGTTCGTGCTCACCACGTACGGCACGATGCGCCTGGACGCGCCCCGGCTCGCCGAGGCCGCGTGGGGGATGGTCGTGGCGGACGAGGCGCAGCACGTGAAGAACCCGTACTCCGCGACCGCCCGGGAACTGCGCTCGATCGGGGCACGCGCACGCGTGGCGCTCACCGGAACCCCGGTGGAGAACAACCTGTCGGAGCTGTGGGCGATCCTCGACTGGACGACTCCCGGTCTGCTGGGCCGCCTCGGCGCCTTCCGCGCCCGGTACGCGCAGGCCATTGAGAGCGGTCAGGACCCGGCCGCCGCCGAACGTCTCGCCCGGCTGGTACGCCCCTTCCTGCTGCGGCGCCGCAAGTCGGACCCCGGAATCGCCCCGGAGCTGCCGCCGAAGACCGAGACCGACCGTGCTGTGTCGCTCACCCCGGAACAGGCCGGCCTGTACGAGGCAGTGGTGCGCGAGACCCTGGCCGAGATCTCAGGGGCGGACACCATGACGCGGCGCGGCCTGATCGTGAAGCTGCTGACCGGACTGAAGCAGATCTGCAACCACCCGGCGCAGTTCCTCAAGGAGGAGCGGCCGAGGATCGCCGGCCGTTCCGGCAAGCTGGAACTGCTGGATGAGCTCCTCGACACCATCGTCGCCGAGGGCGCGGGCGTCCTGGTGTTCACCCAGTACGTGCGCATGGCCCGTCTCATCGAGCAGCACCTCGCGGCGCGTGGCCTGCCGTCGCAGTTCCTGCACGGCGGGACACCGGTGGCCCGGCGTGAAGCCATGGTGCGGCGGTTCCAGGAGGGTGAAGTGCCCGTGTTCCTGCTGTCGTTGAAGGCGGCCGGCACCGGCCTGAACCTCACCCGGGCCGAGCACGTCGTGCACTACGACCGATGGTGGAACCCGGCCGTCGAGGCGCAGGCCACCGACCGCGCGTACCGCATCGGCCAGACGCGTCCCGTGCAGGTGCACCGGCTGATCGCCGAGGGGACCGTCGAGGACCGCATCGCCGACATGTTGCACCGCAAGCGGGAGTTGGCCGACGCGGTACTCGGTTCCGGCGACGCGGCGCTGACGGAGCTGACGGACGCGGAGCTGGCCGACCTGGTCGAACTTCGAGGGGGCGCACGATGA
- a CDS encoding acyl-CoA desaturase, with product MPQSTATVARHPRGTSNAPPAGSEFAPVLRAVKGQGLLDRRHGWYARAITVNALALAGLVTAVALSGDSWRTLLLAPLLALFSARTAFIGHDAGHAQITGDKAVGRAIGLVHGNLLLGMSYSWWNHKHHRHHANPNHIDKDPDVVADVLVFTGEQAKGRTGFRRWLTRRQAWLFVPLTLLEGVALKVQGFRDLRRQAPGERAVEGFLLVGHLAAYAALLLTTMSPGRALAFAAIHQALFGLHLGMAFAPNHKGMEMPDPDGESWGHLRRQVLTSRNIRGGILTDWFLGGLNYQIEHHLFPSMPRPHLRLAQPLVRAHCRDLGISYTETGLVDSYRQALSHMHEVGEPLRADR from the coding sequence ATGCCGCAGAGCACCGCAACCGTCGCACGCCACCCGCGCGGTACGTCCAACGCTCCGCCCGCCGGAAGCGAATTCGCACCCGTCCTGCGCGCCGTGAAGGGCCAGGGTCTCCTGGACCGCCGCCACGGCTGGTACGCCCGGGCCATCACCGTCAACGCACTCGCCCTCGCCGGACTCGTCACCGCCGTCGCCCTGTCCGGCGACTCCTGGCGCACCCTGCTGCTGGCCCCGCTCCTCGCCCTGTTCTCCGCCCGCACCGCCTTCATAGGCCATGACGCGGGCCACGCGCAGATCACCGGCGACAAGGCGGTCGGCCGCGCCATCGGTCTTGTCCACGGCAATCTGCTGCTCGGGATGAGCTACTCCTGGTGGAACCACAAACACCATCGCCACCATGCCAACCCCAACCACATCGACAAGGACCCCGACGTCGTCGCGGACGTCCTCGTCTTCACCGGCGAACAGGCCAAGGGGCGCACCGGCTTCCGGCGCTGGCTCACCCGCCGTCAGGCATGGCTGTTCGTCCCGCTCACCCTCCTCGAAGGCGTCGCCCTGAAGGTCCAGGGCTTCCGGGACCTGCGCCGACAGGCGCCGGGAGAGCGTGCCGTGGAGGGCTTCCTCCTGGTGGGCCATCTCGCCGCCTACGCCGCCCTGCTGCTGACGACCATGTCCCCCGGCAGGGCGCTGGCCTTCGCGGCGATCCACCAGGCGCTGTTCGGCCTGCACCTCGGGATGGCCTTCGCCCCCAACCACAAGGGCATGGAAATGCCGGACCCGGACGGCGAGTCCTGGGGCCACCTGCGTCGCCAGGTGCTCACCTCCCGCAACATCCGCGGCGGCATCCTCACCGACTGGTTCCTCGGCGGCCTCAACTACCAGATCGAGCACCACCTCTTTCCCAGCATGCCGCGTCCCCATCTGCGTCTCGCGCAGCCGCTGGTGCGCGCCCACTGCCGGGATCTGGGTATCTCCTATACGGAGACCGGACTCGTCGACTCCTACCGACAGGCCCTGAGCCACATGCACGAGGTGGGCGAGCCACTGCGGGCGGACCGTTAG
- a CDS encoding FAD-dependent oxidoreductase: protein MGGSLAGLLAAHVLAGHADRVTVVERDRLPDGPEPRPGVPQGRHPHVLLQGGQVAMESLLPGFLAELREAGAPRVGMPSDMVMWQTGRWFRRLPATTHIYTGSRAQLEDLVRRRVLANPVISVLEGTDVVGFLGDASRVRGVRVRDRSGDARAESRPLEADLVVDASGSGTKAPQWLAAIGAEGPQEETIDTGLAYASRVYRGTNGALDGETRGYYAYPDPEQVHAGGALPLEDGSHLVIVSGLRGDEPPMDDDEFVTYAKRLPHPLLHRWLDEAEPLSPSFGFRRTANIRRRYDLSGHPAGFLATGDALCTFNPIYGQGMAVAAMSAVALRDALADRRRTPTTQRVQQALLAASRLAWDISAGADRKMPGAVGTAIDGGPADQVAGWYLSRVQERAPGDPVVGRAFRAVLTLSAPVTALFAPPVARAVLFRPPAPTPTEPPAAPEESGSRAQ from the coding sequence GTGGGCGGGAGCCTCGCAGGGCTTCTCGCGGCGCACGTCCTGGCCGGGCACGCCGACCGGGTGACCGTCGTCGAGCGCGACCGGCTGCCGGACGGTCCCGAGCCGCGGCCGGGCGTGCCGCAGGGCCGGCATCCGCACGTCCTGCTGCAGGGCGGGCAGGTGGCCATGGAGTCGCTGCTGCCGGGGTTCCTGGCAGAGCTGCGGGAGGCGGGCGCGCCTCGGGTGGGCATGCCGTCGGACATGGTGATGTGGCAGACCGGCCGCTGGTTCCGCCGACTGCCCGCGACGACACACATCTACACCGGTTCCCGTGCGCAGCTGGAGGACCTGGTGCGGCGGCGGGTTCTCGCCAACCCGGTGATCAGCGTGTTGGAGGGGACCGACGTCGTCGGGTTCCTCGGTGACGCCTCGCGCGTGCGGGGTGTGCGGGTGCGGGACCGCTCCGGCGACGCCCGTGCGGAGTCCCGGCCCCTGGAGGCCGATCTGGTCGTCGACGCCTCCGGCAGTGGCACGAAGGCTCCGCAGTGGCTTGCGGCGATCGGCGCCGAGGGCCCGCAGGAGGAGACCATCGACACGGGACTCGCCTACGCCTCCCGCGTCTACCGCGGCACGAACGGCGCCCTCGACGGCGAGACCCGCGGCTACTACGCCTATCCCGACCCCGAGCAGGTGCACGCCGGTGGCGCTCTGCCGCTGGAGGACGGCAGCCACCTGGTGATCGTCTCGGGCCTGCGCGGTGACGAACCGCCCATGGACGACGACGAGTTCGTGACGTACGCCAAGAGGTTGCCGCATCCGCTGCTGCACCGGTGGCTGGACGAGGCCGAACCGCTTTCCCCGTCCTTCGGCTTCCGACGGACCGCGAACATCCGCCGCCGCTACGACCTTTCCGGCCACCCGGCGGGATTCCTCGCCACCGGCGACGCCCTGTGCACCTTCAACCCGATCTACGGGCAGGGCATGGCCGTTGCCGCGATGAGCGCGGTCGCCCTGCGGGACGCGCTGGCCGACCGGCGCCGGACGCCCACGACACAGCGTGTGCAGCAGGCGCTCCTTGCGGCGTCCCGGCTGGCGTGGGACATCTCCGCCGGGGCGGACCGCAAGATGCCGGGTGCGGTCGGCACGGCGATCGACGGTGGGCCCGCGGATCAGGTCGCCGGCTGGTACCTGAGCCGCGTCCAGGAGCGGGCCCCGGGCGACCCTGTCGTGGGGCGGGCCTTCCGTGCCGTGCTGACCCTCTCCGCGCCCGTCACCGCCCTGTTCGCTCCGCCCGTGGCCCGGGCCGTCCTCTTCCGGCCACCCGCGCCGACGCCCACCGAGCCGCCCGCGGCACCGGAGGAGTCCGGGTCCCGGGCGCAGTGA
- a CDS encoding PadR family transcriptional regulator, translating into MLELAILGFLYDTPLHGYELRKRITALAGHVRPVAESTLYPAIKRLEKAGLLARATEPGAVAAPRHVLTLTDEGRQELRRRLAEPAARDITDENRWFTVLAFLRHLDDAGAQAAVLRRRLAFLEEPASFFYEGDRPLSAEELDDPFRRGVLTIARATSRAELDWLRETIASLDGASS; encoded by the coding sequence TCCTCTACGACACCCCGCTGCACGGCTATGAGCTGCGCAAACGCATCACGGCACTGGCGGGTCACGTGCGGCCCGTGGCCGAGAGCACGCTGTATCCGGCGATCAAGCGGCTGGAGAAGGCAGGGCTGCTGGCGCGCGCGACGGAACCTGGTGCCGTGGCCGCGCCCCGCCATGTCCTGACGCTCACCGATGAAGGCCGTCAGGAGTTGCGCCGCCGGCTCGCCGAACCGGCCGCGCGCGACATCACCGACGAGAACCGATGGTTCACCGTCCTCGCCTTCCTCCGGCACCTGGACGACGCGGGCGCGCAGGCAGCCGTACTGCGGCGCCGACTCGCCTTCCTGGAGGAGCCGGCGAGCTTCTTCTACGAGGGCGACCGGCCGCTGAGCGCCGAGGAGTTGGACGATCCCTTTCGGCGCGGTGTGCTGACCATCGCACGCGCCACCTCCCGGGCCGAGCTCGACTGGCTGCGGGAGACGATCGCGTCACTCGACGGGGCCTCTTCCTAG